The Pseudomonadota bacterium DNA segment ATCAAGACCCTGAGTTCTCTGGAACACATCAAGCTGCGTCCGGGGATGTATATCGGCCGCCTCGGCAATGGTTCTCATCCCGATGACGGGATTTATGTGCTCCTGAAGGAAGTGATCGATAATGCGGTTGATGAATTCATCATGGGGGAGGGGAACCGGGTCGAAGTTTCCATAAGCGAGACGGGGCGGGTCACGGTCAGGGACTATGGCCGCGGCATTCCTCTCGGGAAACTTGTTGAATGTGTCTCCGTTATCAATACCGGCGCCAAATACAACGATGAGGTCTTCCAGTTTTCCGTCGGCTTGAATGGCGTCGGCACCAAGGCGGTCAACGCGCTTTCCGCGGAATTTTCCGTCCGGTCCGTCCGGGACGGGCTCTTTGCCTCGGCCGAATTTGTCAACGGCGAACTGGTAGGTGAGGACAAAGGCAAGACCAGCGAGAAAAACGGCACGCTGGTGAGTTTCGTCCCTGACCCCAAACATTTTGAGGAGTTTGAATTCAACCTGGATTTCGTCCGGAAAAGATTATGGCGATATGCATATCTCAATGCCGGGCTCAAAATCTATCTCGATGAGGAGCTGTTCTACTCGGCAAACGGCCTGCGGGATCTTCTCGATGACGAGATTGAGGGGACCCAGCTCTATGAACCGATCCATTACAAGGACAGCACCCTGGAATTCACCTTCTCCCATACCGACTGTTACGGCGAGTCCTATTTTTCCTTTGTGAACGGCACCTACACCAACGAAGGCGGCACCCACCTTTCTGCCTTCCGGGAGGGAATTCTCAAAGGGATCAATGATTATTCAGGCAAAAAGTTTGCCGGAGAAGATGTCCGGGACGGCGTGGTCGGGGCGGCAGCGGTGAAGGTGAAAGATCCGATTTTTGAGTCCCAGACCAAGAACAAACTCGGCAACACCGAAATCAGGGGCTGGATCGTCAACAAGGTCAAGGATGTCCTGGTTGATTATTTCTACAAGCATACCGATGTGGCCGACATCCTGATCCAGAAGATCCAGCACAATGCCAAAGTTCGTAAAGACCTGCAGCAGGTCAGGAAAGAAGCAAAACTCAAGGCCAAAAAAGTTGCGCTGAAAGTCCCCCAGCTCAGGGATTGCAAATACCATCCCAGTAAAACCCACCCTTCGAAAGAAGGTCAGGAGAACATGATCTTCATCACCGAGGGGCAGTCTGCCTCCGGCTCGATCGTCAGCTCCCGCGATCCCATGACCCAGGCGGTTTTTTCGCTCAAGGGCAAACCGATGAATGTGTACGGCCAGGATCTCTCGCTCCTCTACAAAAACGACGAGATGTACAATATGATGCGAGCCCTGAACATTGAGGATTCCATCGGCGGCCTTCGTTACGACAAGGTCGTCCTGGCCACCGATGCCGATGTGGACGGCCTCCATATCCGGAATCTGCTCCTCACCTTTTTCCTCCATTATTTTGAGTCAATGGTCAAGAGAGGGCATGTCTATATCCTTGAAACCCCTATCTACCGGGTCAGGACCAAACAGGACACCATTTACTGCTATTCCGAAAAGGAACGAACTTCCGCGGAAAAAAAACTTGCCGGCAGGGGCAGCAAGAAACTGAAAGTCGAAATCACCAGATTCAAAGGGCTTGGCGAGATATCGCCCAAGGAATTCAAACAATTCATCGGCAATGATATCCGCCTGAAACAGGTCAGCATCGACCGGTTAAGCGACGTCCCGATTCTTCTCCAGTTCTACATGGGCAAAAACACCCCGGAACGCAAGGCGTATATTATGGAAAATCTTGTTGACGACCCGCTTATCTAGACGGAACCGGATATGGATACCAATTACGGCACACTGCACCAGCTTTTTGACGGAAACTTCCTTGATTACACCTCCTATGTGATCCGGGAGAGGGCGATTCCGGTCATCGACGACGGCTTAAAACCCGTCCAACGCAGAATTTTGCAGACCCTGCACAATATGGATGACGGGCGGTTCCATAAAGTCGCCAACGTGGTCGGAGACTGCATGAAGCTCCATCCCCACGGCGATGCGTCAATCTTTTCCGCCCTGGTCAACCTCGCCAACAAAGATTACCTGATCGACAAGCAGGGGAACTTCGGCAACATCTACACCGGAGACAATGCCTCGGCCGCGCGGTATATCGAGTGCAGATTGTCTCCTCTGGCCCGGGAAACCATGTTCAACCGGGATCTGACCGAGTTCGTCGATTCCTACGACGGCAGGATGAAGGAACCCGTTGCGCTGCCCGCCAAACTGCCGATGCTGCTCCTTACCGGAGTCGAAGGGATTGCGGTCGGCATGGCCACCAAAATCATGCCCCACAATTTCTGCGAACTGCTGGAAGCCCAGAAAAAAATCCTCCGGGGCGAAGAATTCGAGATTTTCCCTGATTTTCCCAGGGGAGGGCAGGTCGATGTCGGGGGCTACAA contains these protein-coding regions:
- a CDS encoding type IIA DNA topoisomerase subunit B; translated protein: MTKYNEDKIKTLSSLEHIKLRPGMYIGRLGNGSHPDDGIYVLLKEVIDNAVDEFIMGEGNRVEVSISETGRVTVRDYGRGIPLGKLVECVSVINTGAKYNDEVFQFSVGLNGVGTKAVNALSAEFSVRSVRDGLFASAEFVNGELVGEDKGKTSEKNGTLVSFVPDPKHFEEFEFNLDFVRKRLWRYAYLNAGLKIYLDEELFYSANGLRDLLDDEIEGTQLYEPIHYKDSTLEFTFSHTDCYGESYFSFVNGTYTNEGGTHLSAFREGILKGINDYSGKKFAGEDVRDGVVGAAAVKVKDPIFESQTKNKLGNTEIRGWIVNKVKDVLVDYFYKHTDVADILIQKIQHNAKVRKDLQQVRKEAKLKAKKVALKVPQLRDCKYHPSKTHPSKEGQENMIFITEGQSASGSIVSSRDPMTQAVFSLKGKPMNVYGQDLSLLYKNDEMYNMMRALNIEDSIGGLRYDKVVLATDADVDGLHIRNLLLTFFLHYFESMVKRGHVYILETPIYRVRTKQDTIYCYSEKERTSAEKKLAGRGSKKLKVEITRFKGLGEISPKEFKQFIGNDIRLKQVSIDRLSDVPILLQFYMGKNTPERKAYIMENLVDDPLI